In Deinococcus yavapaiensis KR-236, a genomic segment contains:
- a CDS encoding SIS domain-containing protein — protein MTNLQSELRNLPGSAEAYPAQDGPFGVIGLGEGALAAELLQSLVDRRLTREGTQFVLTSTEWEASAEDYMRLAEVSGAKALRFGGGELDKLAGLVERGVTATYHFAQRVAYATGHADEAQEAERLLAGVRDRCVPEVQEGNPARDLAWSLWTRTPLLLAPDQDAFLVWAWQLALARVGKSLSVPVERDALYILTGAFEARHESGDNRVALILGEEDDEMAIAREVLQTRVDEVIFVPYPEGVGGYSGGLATWYFALWVAFYLAERYGVSPEDASPLREVIASLESANDSGARLN, from the coding sequence ATGACGAATCTGCAATCCGAACTTCGAAACCTGCCCGGCTCGGCCGAGGCGTATCCCGCGCAGGACGGCCCCTTCGGCGTGATCGGTCTGGGCGAGGGAGCGCTCGCGGCGGAACTGCTGCAGTCGCTCGTCGACCGCCGCCTCACACGCGAAGGCACGCAATTCGTCTTGACCTCCACGGAGTGGGAAGCGTCGGCCGAGGATTACATGCGCCTCGCCGAGGTGAGCGGCGCGAAAGCGCTTCGCTTCGGCGGCGGCGAGCTCGACAAACTAGCGGGCCTCGTGGAGCGAGGGGTGACCGCCACCTATCACTTCGCTCAGCGCGTGGCGTACGCCACCGGACACGCGGACGAGGCGCAAGAAGCGGAGCGCCTCTTGGCGGGCGTGCGCGACCGTTGCGTGCCCGAAGTGCAAGAGGGCAACCCCGCGCGCGACCTGGCCTGGTCGCTGTGGACTCGCACGCCTCTGCTGCTCGCGCCGGATCAGGACGCCTTCCTCGTGTGGGCGTGGCAACTCGCCCTCGCCCGCGTCGGCAAGAGCCTGTCGGTGCCCGTGGAGCGCGACGCTCTGTACATTCTGACCGGCGCGTTCGAAGCGCGTCACGAGTCGGGAGATAACCGCGTGGCGCTCATCCTCGGAGAGGAAGACGACGAGATGGCCATCGCGCGCGAAGTGCTGCAAACGCGCGTGGACGAGGTCATCTTCGTGCCGTACCCCGAGGGCGTCGGCGGGTACTCGGGCGGGTTGGCGACGTGGTACTTCGCCTTGTGGGTGGCGTTCTATCTCGCCGAGCGCTACGGCGTGTCGCCCGAGGACGCGTCGCCTCTGCGCGAGGTGATCGCCAGCTTGGAAAGCGCGAACGACAGCGGCGCCCGATTGAACTGA
- a CDS encoding peptidylprolyl isomerase — MNQKVIVRVLLGVLALLLVAGLAVQVPGISNFSFSRNQGTPALRVNGQTVTAEELDRVRQGNQVLSSVREGALGEDFKTVVVDQKVQQVLLAQAAKDIDIKRADVNEEVRKIREQNNLTENKAWTDALSRFGYTDASFRDETRTQLAIQKKLEQIRASAAKPTDAEVQLYYDLNPDAFKTEPRVVGRQIVVSDQKKAQALLKQAQGGADFAKLASENSLEGKDKGGALGDVENGKPRPVAAVALPQEVATAAFALTKGGLTDVVKSGDRYYIVKVEQYLPAGTRSFSEARADAEKAVADQKKNAALETWFDGVVKNAKVEVLDKSWDYFDPTVATVNGQNIRYATVVGTIAANPQISQVLAQGEQATQFINGFFKPSVVQSLIEQYAAPTIVKNLKVPLAGSRGELLQGLQAYGARDVKVTDAEIRAEYEKQKANYATPASANVSEAVFADRAKATAFRDSLIGKSVTTFTTLASKAGGTVAERGAVTQGDGKLGTEIDAAVFGAKAKLAGVGEGSVTDVVQTGNRYSIGFVKDLVKASTKSFDEVREELRSQLLQQKRQTTGQTFVTAQLKSFKVQNNLQKVVADLDKRAAANAPKTPAGQTNATPQNGSSDTNTNSGTGTTSNDGTKQP, encoded by the coding sequence GTGAACCAGAAAGTTATCGTACGCGTCCTACTCGGGGTTTTGGCCCTGTTGCTCGTCGCCGGTCTCGCCGTGCAGGTCCCGGGGATCAGCAACTTCAGCTTCAGCCGAAACCAAGGGACGCCCGCCTTGCGCGTCAACGGTCAGACCGTCACCGCCGAAGAGCTCGACCGAGTGCGCCAAGGCAACCAAGTGCTGTCGTCCGTGCGTGAAGGCGCGCTCGGCGAGGACTTCAAGACGGTCGTCGTCGATCAGAAGGTGCAGCAAGTTCTGCTCGCGCAAGCAGCGAAGGACATCGACATCAAGCGAGCGGACGTCAACGAAGAAGTTCGCAAGATTCGCGAGCAGAACAACCTCACCGAGAACAAGGCCTGGACGGACGCGCTCTCGCGCTTCGGGTACACCGACGCCTCCTTCCGTGACGAGACGCGCACGCAACTCGCCATCCAAAAGAAGCTCGAGCAGATTCGTGCGTCGGCCGCCAAGCCTACCGACGCGGAAGTCCAGCTTTACTACGACCTCAATCCCGACGCCTTCAAGACCGAGCCGCGGGTCGTGGGGCGTCAGATCGTCGTGTCCGACCAGAAAAAAGCCCAAGCGCTCCTTAAGCAGGCGCAAGGCGGCGCGGACTTCGCGAAGCTCGCCTCCGAGAACAGCCTCGAAGGCAAGGACAAGGGCGGCGCCCTTGGTGACGTCGAAAACGGCAAGCCGCGTCCCGTCGCCGCCGTCGCGTTGCCTCAGGAAGTCGCGACCGCCGCGTTCGCCCTCACCAAGGGCGGCCTCACGGACGTCGTGAAGTCGGGCGATCGCTACTACATCGTGAAAGTCGAGCAGTACCTGCCCGCCGGCACGCGTTCGTTCAGCGAAGCGCGCGCCGACGCCGAGAAGGCCGTCGCCGACCAGAAGAAGAACGCCGCGCTCGAGACGTGGTTCGACGGCGTCGTCAAGAACGCCAAGGTCGAAGTGCTCGACAAGAGCTGGGACTACTTCGACCCCACGGTCGCCACGGTCAACGGGCAAAACATCCGCTACGCGACGGTGGTCGGCACCATCGCCGCCAATCCGCAAATCAGCCAAGTGCTCGCGCAGGGCGAGCAGGCCACCCAGTTCATCAACGGCTTTTTCAAGCCCAGCGTCGTCCAGAGCCTTATCGAGCAGTACGCGGCGCCCACCATCGTCAAGAACCTCAAGGTTCCGCTCGCCGGAAGCCGCGGCGAACTGCTGCAAGGGCTGCAGGCGTACGGAGCGCGCGACGTAAAGGTCACGGACGCCGAGATTCGCGCGGAGTACGAGAAGCAGAAGGCGAACTACGCCACGCCCGCCAGCGCGAACGTCAGCGAGGCCGTCTTCGCCGACCGCGCCAAGGCCACGGCGTTTCGCGACAGCCTCATCGGCAAGAGCGTCACGACCTTCACGACGCTCGCTTCCAAGGCGGGCGGCACGGTGGCCGAGCGGGGCGCGGTCACGCAAGGCGACGGCAAGCTGGGAACCGAGATCGACGCGGCCGTGTTCGGCGCGAAGGCCAAGCTCGCGGGCGTCGGTGAAGGCAGCGTCACGGACGTCGTGCAGACGGGCAATCGCTACAGCATCGGGTTCGTGAAGGACCTCGTGAAGGCGAGCACCAAGAGCTTCGACGAGGTGCGAGAAGAACTGCGCTCGCAGCTTCTGCAGCAAAAGCGTCAAACGACGGGCCAAACGTTCGTCACGGCGCAGCTGAAGAGCTTCAAGGTTCAGAACAACCTGCAAAAGGTCGTCGCGGATCTCGACAAGCGTGCCGCGGCCAACGCTCCGAAGACGCCCGCGGGGCAAACGAACGCGACGCCGCAAAACGGCTCGTCCGATAC
- a CDS encoding endonuclease III domain-containing protein — MTAKKASARREPLLDDLVVSQRALLPEIHARVRARYLPTLPTLRRDPEPLDGLIETILSQQNTAPITRRQFAALKSAFGSWEQALVAGPDAIEDVLKTAGGGLSRVKADYIWNVVHTLSERGDVTLRDLHALSDEEARARLESLPGVGPKTASCVMIFELVRPAMPVDTHLHRISKRLMLVPATWSAPRTEAWYASALANTWAAKYGYHVSMIRHGRETCTAQRPKCAACVLRDLCPSAELFLSIT; from the coding sequence GTGACGGCCAAAAAAGCCTCGGCAAGACGAGAACCGCTCCTCGACGACCTCGTGGTGTCGCAGCGAGCGCTTCTGCCTGAAATTCACGCTCGCGTTCGAGCGCGTTACCTACCCACGTTGCCGACCCTGCGCCGCGATCCCGAGCCGCTCGACGGCCTCATCGAAACGATTCTGAGTCAGCAGAACACCGCGCCGATCACGCGCCGTCAATTCGCCGCCCTCAAGTCGGCCTTCGGATCGTGGGAGCAAGCCCTCGTAGCCGGGCCCGACGCGATCGAAGACGTCCTGAAGACGGCGGGCGGCGGCTTGTCGCGCGTGAAGGCCGATTACATCTGGAACGTCGTGCACACCTTGAGCGAGCGAGGCGACGTGACGCTGCGCGATTTGCACGCGTTGAGCGACGAGGAAGCGCGCGCCCGACTGGAGTCCTTGCCAGGGGTCGGGCCGAAAACGGCGAGCTGCGTCATGATCTTCGAGCTCGTTCGTCCTGCCATGCCCGTCGACACGCACCTGCACCGGATCTCGAAGCGGCTGATGCTCGTGCCCGCCACGTGGAGCGCGCCGAGGACCGAGGCATGGTACGCGTCGGCGCTCGCGAACACTTGGGCCGCCAAGTACGGCTACCACGTCTCGATGATTCGCCACGGGCGCGAAACGTGCACCGCTCAGCGTCCGAAGTGCGCGGCGTGCGTTTTGCGCGACCTGTGTCCGAGCGCCGAGTTATTCCTCTCGATCACTTGA
- a CDS encoding beta strand repeat-containing protein, whose translation MKKPTLMLVVTGILALTACGQTGTSTNPPITNTTGTLTLTNPNGYSYVVRNGSGQVQNGTTLTPGSYTIEFSRAGFVTQTLPFTITAGQATSLNAPTLQAVTTSGGAFYVRTVNGAPQLTAIPVGTNGQVDQSRFRFFAWLQDVPNTGINLATPGAAAPTTAEQTETAPSRTQNLAAGMVMFSPDGTNYFPVVGADVRWNIVDRTGGTIFTAADDGNNAPGYSGGANGGNVALPLSIGAAGLQADTTTNRATGTNARFPVASGDFPLFNLTGVGSPDTDGFSWVTLFSPNANATAQVVAVASVGGTEIGKAVLNKTFAPSANLTITKTFDNGSAGLNQTRTATITITNTGQGPATGVQLQDRLDVTGTNAANYSIGTLPTGATAAQDNDGFNATFDLAAGASRTFTVPVSATSVGVYCDVATLVSYTNGAFGTVTPAANNTSRACLTVTAPSLTITKQFLDANGNVLGNSATVTANAAQRVRLTVTNNGNAPATNVTVAENLTRVNGTTSTGNNTAYSATLPTGATANDNDGFTATIANLAVGASQNFDFAVQANADGVYCDTGSFSGATGTTSQGISQEICLTVVTPSLSVTKVNTAGNQTTANNGTVTLNPGDTYTSTVTVRNTGGAAATGVNVQDLLARLGANGAFVNFGSGSYTLTGTTTPGTSTFNGGTNTASINGPVTIPAGGTLTFTLNSTIPAGAGAGQYCNVATVTSTNVVNINGNPVTTCVNVRAFSAAQTTLIDANDPVRAGGSTVYTATISNEQLSNENLRLSPIVFNFGTPQAGGANLFTVAAGATQVYLDPNPTRGANGAITSAPTAGQLLTAGTDYTVTAGVGGSQTVTLANTRTLAPGAALFIVTTVNVPSTITATTSTNSTFTGTATGVTSNLVITTSASEPTTVTP comes from the coding sequence ATGAAGAAACCCACGTTAATGCTCGTCGTGACCGGGATCTTGGCGCTCACCGCCTGCGGTCAAACCGGCACCAGTACCAACCCGCCGATCACCAACACGACGGGAACACTGACCCTCACCAATCCGAACGGCTATTCCTACGTCGTACGCAACGGCTCGGGTCAAGTGCAAAACGGAACGACCCTCACGCCAGGCTCGTACACCATCGAGTTTTCACGCGCGGGCTTCGTGACCCAGACGCTGCCCTTCACGATCACGGCAGGTCAAGCGACGAGCCTCAACGCGCCCACCTTGCAAGCCGTGACGACTTCGGGCGGCGCGTTCTACGTTCGCACCGTGAACGGCGCGCCGCAACTCACGGCGATTCCCGTGGGCACCAACGGCCAAGTCGATCAAAGCCGCTTCCGCTTCTTCGCGTGGCTGCAAGACGTTCCCAACACGGGCATCAACCTCGCTACGCCCGGCGCGGCCGCGCCCACGACGGCAGAGCAGACCGAGACGGCGCCGAGCCGGACGCAGAACCTCGCGGCGGGCATGGTCATGTTCTCGCCCGACGGTACGAACTACTTCCCGGTCGTGGGCGCCGACGTTCGCTGGAACATCGTGGACCGCACGGGCGGCACGATCTTCACGGCGGCGGATGACGGCAACAACGCGCCCGGCTACTCGGGCGGCGCGAACGGCGGAAACGTCGCCCTACCGCTCTCGATCGGCGCGGCGGGCTTGCAAGCCGACACCACCACGAACCGGGCGACGGGCACCAACGCGCGCTTCCCGGTCGCCAGCGGCGACTTCCCCTTGTTCAACCTCACCGGCGTCGGCTCGCCCGACACGGACGGCTTCTCGTGGGTGACGCTGTTCAGCCCCAACGCGAACGCGACCGCGCAAGTCGTCGCCGTCGCCAGCGTCGGCGGCACCGAGATCGGCAAGGCGGTGCTCAACAAGACCTTCGCGCCGAGCGCCAACCTCACCATCACGAAGACGTTCGACAACGGCTCGGCCGGACTCAACCAAACGCGCACGGCCACCATCACGATCACCAACACCGGCCAAGGTCCCGCCACGGGCGTCCAGCTGCAAGACCGCCTCGACGTCACGGGCACGAACGCCGCGAACTACAGCATCGGCACGTTGCCGACGGGCGCGACGGCCGCTCAGGACAACGACGGCTTCAACGCGACCTTCGACCTCGCGGCGGGCGCCAGCCGCACCTTCACGGTGCCCGTGTCGGCGACTTCGGTCGGCGTGTACTGCGACGTGGCCACCCTCGTCAGCTACACGAACGGCGCCTTCGGTACGGTCACGCCCGCCGCGAACAACACGTCGCGCGCCTGCCTGACCGTCACGGCGCCCAGCCTCACCATCACGAAGCAATTCCTCGACGCGAACGGCAACGTCCTGGGCAACTCCGCTACCGTCACGGCGAACGCCGCGCAGCGCGTGCGTCTCACCGTCACGAACAACGGGAACGCCCCGGCCACGAACGTCACCGTCGCCGAGAACCTCACGCGCGTCAACGGCACGACGAGCACGGGCAACAACACCGCGTACAGCGCCACCCTCCCGACGGGCGCGACGGCCAACGACAACGACGGCTTCACCGCCACCATCGCCAACCTCGCCGTGGGCGCCTCGCAGAACTTCGACTTCGCGGTGCAGGCCAACGCGGACGGCGTGTACTGCGACACGGGCTCGTTCAGCGGCGCCACTGGCACGACGAGCCAAGGCATCTCCCAAGAAATCTGCCTCACGGTCGTCACGCCGTCCCTCAGCGTCACGAAGGTCAACACGGCCGGTAACCAGACGACGGCGAACAACGGAACCGTCACCCTCAACCCCGGCGACACCTACACCTCCACGGTGACCGTGCGCAACACGGGCGGAGCCGCCGCGACGGGCGTGAACGTGCAAGACTTGCTCGCGCGCCTCGGCGCCAACGGCGCCTTCGTGAACTTCGGCAGCGGTTCGTACACCCTCACGGGAACGACCACCCCGGGTACCTCCACCTTCAACGGTGGCACCAATACCGCCAGCATCAACGGCCCCGTGACGATTCCGGCGGGCGGCACCTTGACCTTCACGCTGAACAGCACCATCCCGGCGGGCGCGGGAGCCGGTCAGTACTGCAACGTCGCGACCGTCACCTCCACGAACGTCGTGAACATCAACGGCAATCCCGTGACGACCTGCGTGAACGTCCGCGCGTTCTCGGCCGCCCAAACGACGCTCATCGACGCCAACGATCCGGTGCGCGCCGGTGGAAGCACCGTCTACACCGCGACGATCAGCAACGAACAGCTCTCGAACGAAAATCTGCGTCTCTCGCCGATTGTCTTCAACTTCGGCACGCCGCAAGCGGGCGGAGCGAACCTCTTCACCGTCGCGGCGGGCGCGACGCAAGTCTATCTCGACCCGAATCCCACGCGCGGCGCGAACGGCGCGATCACCAGCGCGCCCACGGCCGGTCAGCTTCTCACGGCGGGCACCGATTACACGGTGACGGCAGGCGTGGGCGGCAGCCAAACCGTGACGCTCGCCAACACGCGCACCCTCGCTCCCGGAGCGGCCTTGTTCATCGTGACGACCGTGAACGTGCCCAGCACCATCACCGCCACGACGTCGACGAACTCGACCTTCACCGGAACCGCGACGGGCGTCACCTCGAACCTCGTGATCACCACGAGCGCCTCCGAGCCCACGACCGTCACTCCGTAA
- the hisG gene encoding ATP phosphoribosyltransferase: MTSLTLALPKGRMFEESATLLRRAGLAIDVPRGGRALRHAFEQPDGSVLTVLELRNSDVPAYVDLGVADAGVVGKDVLMEAGRDVYEPLDLGFGACRLSLIRERGAASEILRIASKYPRLAAAFAHERGLAAEVVKLSGNIELACLTGLADAVVDIVQTGSTLRANDLEEVEVLATSSARFVVNRTALKLKRDRLRPLVMSLRAVLEGSAPT; this comes from the coding sequence GTGACAAGCCTCACCTTGGCGTTGCCGAAAGGCCGCATGTTCGAGGAAAGCGCGACGTTGCTGCGTCGCGCGGGTCTCGCCATCGACGTGCCCCGCGGCGGTCGGGCGTTGCGGCACGCCTTCGAGCAACCCGATGGAAGCGTCCTGACGGTCTTGGAACTTCGCAACTCCGACGTGCCCGCGTACGTGGATCTCGGCGTGGCGGACGCGGGCGTCGTCGGCAAGGACGTGTTGATGGAAGCGGGGCGCGACGTGTACGAACCGCTCGACCTCGGCTTCGGCGCGTGCCGCTTGTCGCTCATTCGCGAGCGCGGCGCGGCGAGCGAAATTCTGCGCATCGCCTCGAAGTACCCGAGGCTCGCCGCCGCCTTCGCGCACGAGCGCGGCCTCGCGGCGGAAGTCGTGAAGCTCAGCGGCAACATCGAACTCGCCTGCCTCACGGGCCTGGCGGACGCCGTCGTCGACATCGTGCAGACGGGGTCGACGCTGCGCGCCAACGACCTCGAGGAAGTCGAGGTGCTCGCCACGTCGAGCGCGCGCTTCGTCGTGAACCGCACGGCCCTGAAGCTCAAGCGCGACAGGCTGCGGCCGCTCGTCATGTCGCTGCGCGCCGTGTTGGAGGGCTCGGCGCCGACTTGA
- the hisZ gene encoding ATP phosphoribosyltransferase regulatory subunit → MTKSPILPAPPPTLIRVPEGTRDVLPREWSFRAHLTHTLQSTFDRWGYQGVSVPALELQNAAHPRDARAFKLIDRDGAVLSLRSEFTTAIGRLVRTRFPSEPYPLRLQYEGKLWLRSQDSDMLRLREFTQLGVELVGISSARADAELLSLATAALDSVGLTAHLEVGFPGFVDAVLEDADVSGEEREALHEAIDRKAMPEVQALLRERTLSRDALSTVLALPELYGGPDVLTEARKLPLGPNASAALDRLDEIAARYGRALLFDLGMSRRYTYYTGFTFRAYAEGAKEPIVSGGRYDAGIPGAGFALGLERLTFALGGPPAEAERVLALDEASAAWARARGVNAELAWTEDAAELLAYARARGISRVVRDEAFEPVEALS, encoded by the coding sequence ATGACGAAATCCCCCATCCTTCCCGCTCCGCCTCCGACCCTCATTCGCGTGCCCGAGGGAACGCGCGACGTTTTGCCACGCGAGTGGTCCTTTCGCGCCCACTTGACGCACACGTTGCAAAGCACGTTCGATCGCTGGGGTTACCAGGGCGTGAGCGTTCCCGCCTTGGAGCTTCAAAACGCCGCCCATCCACGAGACGCCCGCGCCTTCAAGCTGATCGACCGCGACGGGGCCGTGCTGTCATTGCGCAGCGAGTTCACGACCGCGATCGGACGGCTCGTGCGCACGCGTTTTCCGAGCGAGCCGTACCCGCTTCGCTTGCAGTACGAAGGCAAGCTGTGGCTGCGCTCGCAAGACAGCGACATGTTGCGCCTGCGCGAATTCACGCAGCTCGGCGTGGAACTCGTCGGCATCTCGAGCGCCCGCGCGGACGCAGAGTTGCTGTCGCTCGCGACCGCCGCGCTCGACAGCGTGGGGCTCACGGCCCACTTGGAAGTCGGCTTTCCCGGCTTCGTGGACGCCGTCTTAGAGGACGCGGACGTGAGCGGCGAGGAGCGCGAAGCTTTGCACGAAGCGATCGACCGCAAGGCGATGCCCGAAGTGCAGGCCCTGTTGCGCGAGCGGACGCTGAGCCGCGACGCCCTGTCGACGGTGCTGGCCCTGCCCGAATTGTACGGCGGGCCGGACGTGCTGACAGAAGCGCGCAAGCTTCCTTTGGGCCCGAACGCGAGCGCGGCCCTCGACCGCCTCGACGAGATCGCCGCGCGCTACGGACGAGCGTTGCTGTTCGACCTCGGCATGTCGCGACGGTACACGTACTACACCGGCTTCACGTTCCGCGCGTATGCCGAGGGCGCCAAGGAGCCCATCGTGAGCGGAGGGCGCTACGACGCGGGCATTCCCGGCGCGGGCTTCGCGTTGGGCTTGGAGCGCCTCACGTTCGCCCTCGGTGGGCCTCCCGCCGAAGCGGAGCGTGTTCTCGCGCTCGACGAGGCGTCGGCGGCTTGGGCGCGGGCGCGCGGCGTGAACGCCGAGCTCGCCTGGACCGAGGACGCGGCGGAACTGCTGGCGTACGCGCGGGCGCGCGGCATTTCGCGCGTCGTGCGCGACGAAGCGTTCGAGCCCGTGGAGGCGCTCTCGTGA